A region of Clostridium acetobutylicum ATCC 824 DNA encodes the following proteins:
- a CDS encoding replicative DNA helicase, whose product MEVLQDITTESLAIGYLYRVPDTLVEYEELISAKYDFIDDNLRLLYLVLTLTYKQVQKINETTVSIQVSKMDEETQKTFKNFGGNNAINRLVKVAANYENFDTIYQQLKTWNLIRELDRRGFPVRNNLDQLKKRKTDEILKAYDLQLAKVGSYIKNLNDSVDLGKGMKEFYTNLKKKPDIGVALPFPILNTFTRGWRTRCVYGSGMGSGLGKSREVCFIAMYLAYFKNTPLAIFVNEQDEKEWKEMLLTTVTNNIIAPKTGVYVDQEKIVTGTCNEEEDEAVQMAAEFIEKNHNINFLELEDYSYDNLKINLKKVKLKGISHVFYDTYKVFRFSKSNMASWEQFVATSELFKKIVGSPKKRGLDMALWLTFQLLDEAVVNKVLDNTATASGKQMKHNLDMMKMSRILDYKDKENIGVKIQQPNNPDNGQVEILSVDKTYYMTKVEKNRGGKDKDFIIYEVDKGKIMFKELGFAYFGLKKIMGKDKKSKN is encoded by the coding sequence ATGGAAGTTTTACAAGATATAACAACAGAATCTTTAGCAATAGGATATTTATATAGAGTACCTGATACTCTTGTAGAATATGAGGAATTAATTTCAGCTAAATATGACTTTATAGATGATAATTTAAGATTGTTGTATTTAGTACTTACTCTAACATATAAACAGGTTCAAAAAATAAATGAGACAACTGTTAGTATACAAGTATCTAAAATGGATGAAGAAACACAAAAAACATTTAAAAATTTTGGTGGTAATAATGCAATAAATAGATTAGTTAAAGTTGCTGCAAACTATGAAAATTTTGATACAATTTATCAGCAATTAAAAACGTGGAATTTAATTAGGGAGTTAGATAGACGAGGTTTTCCAGTAAGAAATAATTTAGATCAGTTAAAAAAAAGGAAAACTGATGAAATACTAAAAGCTTATGACTTGCAATTAGCAAAAGTAGGTTCATATATAAAAAATTTAAATGATTCAGTAGATTTAGGAAAAGGAATGAAAGAATTCTATACTAATTTAAAGAAGAAGCCAGATATAGGGGTTGCATTACCATTTCCTATTCTAAACACATTTACAAGAGGATGGAGAACGAGATGTGTATATGGTAGTGGAATGGGTTCAGGATTAGGAAAGAGTAGAGAAGTATGTTTTATAGCAATGTATTTAGCATATTTTAAGAATACACCTTTAGCGATTTTTGTAAACGAGCAGGATGAAAAAGAGTGGAAAGAAATGTTACTTACTACAGTTACTAATAATATAATTGCACCCAAAACAGGTGTTTATGTAGATCAAGAAAAAATTGTTACTGGTACTTGCAATGAAGAAGAAGACGAAGCTGTGCAGATGGCAGCGGAATTTATAGAAAAGAATCACAATATTAATTTTCTGGAACTTGAAGATTATTCTTATGATAATCTCAAAATAAACCTAAAAAAAGTTAAGCTAAAAGGAATAAGTCATGTCTTTTATGACACATATAAGGTTTTTAGATTTTCCAAAAGTAATATGGCGAGTTGGGAGCAATTTGTTGCAACAAGTGAATTGTTTAAAAAGATAGTTGGATCACCTAAGAAACGTGGACTAGACATGGCTTTATGGCTAACGTTTCAATTATTAGATGAAGCAGTAGTAAATAAAGTTTTAGATAACACAGCCACAGCTTCAGGAAAACAGATGAAGCATAATTTAGATATGATGAAAATGTCAAGAATATTAGATTATAAAGATAAAGAAAACATAGGTGTGAAAATTCAACAACCTAATAACCCAGATAATGGACAAGTTGAAATATTAAGTGTAGATAAAACTTATTATATGACAAAAGTTGAAAAAAACAGAGGAGGAAAAGATAAAGATTTTATCATTTATGAAGTTGATAAAGGGAAGATAATGTTTAAAGAATTAGGGTTTGCCTATTTTGGTTTAAAAAAGATTATGGGAAAAGATAAAAAGAGCAAGAATTAA